Proteins encoded within one genomic window of Flavobacterium sp. NG2:
- a CDS encoding glycosyl hydrolase family 95 catalytic domain-containing protein — translation MIIKYRLISFVHHLLMVMIFNATFFVVAQDVTNTDRATKTLRLWYDKPTPDNDKGWVNRSIPMGNGYMGVNIFGGITTERIQITENSLYDWGEDNGLKRRGLNNFAEVYIDFNHKNTKAYKQELNLNKGVSYVEYEEEGVKYSREYFTSYPDKVMAIRLSASKKGKVSFTLRPKIPFLGVGKSGTVSAKGDIITLSGMMNYYKIKFEGQFKVIPQGGTMKATNSGTITVADANSAVILIAIGTNYKLDSQVFLTEDPAKKLAGFPDPHDKVSNYLKVASVKPYEKLLANHLADYTKLYNRVNFDLGAAEPTMPTNDLVDGYPTGKSSKYLEELAFQYGRYMLICSSRKGTLPPHLQGIWNVYEKAPWSSQYLHDTNVQMAYAPVFSANLPELFESYVDYFKTFEPRQRLYATEYIKQYNKTQLDSKGDNGWSGPFWSSPYTVPGKSPVAGFGTGSWIGLLFWDYYDFTRNESLLADKVYPVLYEQANFVSRFVTNTNGVLLANPSSSPEQKIRNTVGTTFDQQMFYENHHNTVKAAEILKRSDSRLATYKKQLPLLDPIQIGKSGQIKEFRQENYFDDMGDPNHRHASMLLGLYPGQLINDNTPAWLDAAKVSLLKRDHKTNIGWARAERIAMWARVHDGEEAYSFYKELLGENYMHNLFNDHRGDPLFQADANYGATAGVAEMLLQSQDYVVAPLSAMPKEWAEGSYSGLLARGNFEVSAKWSKGQADSFEVLSKSGGTLAFRYPNVANAIIKTAEGKKVDFKAKDSDHISIKTVAGQTYVINAIPEYVPVMAPSKLKMESNLAENQIQLSWSESKDAVAYNVYRAVGNAADYEQLASKVKETSFVYKASDLKQTSQMTFKVTAVRSDGRESKEGATTIWLLP, via the coding sequence ATGATTATAAAATACAGACTTATTTCTTTTGTGCATCACTTGCTAATGGTGATGATTTTTAATGCCACTTTTTTTGTCGTTGCTCAAGATGTAACGAACACTGATAGAGCAACAAAAACCTTACGTCTTTGGTACGACAAACCTACACCAGATAATGATAAAGGCTGGGTAAATCGTTCAATCCCAATGGGAAATGGTTATATGGGAGTTAATATTTTTGGAGGTATCACCACCGAACGAATCCAAATTACAGAGAATAGTCTATACGACTGGGGAGAAGATAATGGACTTAAACGTAGAGGTCTGAACAATTTTGCGGAGGTTTATATCGATTTCAATCATAAGAACACCAAAGCATACAAACAAGAACTAAACCTAAATAAAGGTGTTTCGTATGTGGAATATGAGGAAGAGGGTGTGAAATATTCAAGAGAATACTTTACCAGTTATCCCGATAAAGTAATGGCGATTCGTTTAAGTGCATCTAAAAAAGGAAAAGTATCGTTTACACTTCGCCCTAAGATTCCTTTTTTAGGAGTTGGAAAATCAGGCACTGTTTCGGCTAAGGGAGATATCATTACGCTTTCAGGAATGATGAATTATTACAAGATAAAGTTTGAAGGGCAATTCAAAGTCATTCCGCAAGGAGGTACTATGAAAGCAACAAATAGCGGAACGATTACGGTTGCTGATGCAAACAGTGCTGTCATTTTGATAGCCATTGGAACTAATTATAAGCTCGATTCTCAAGTTTTTTTGACCGAAGATCCCGCTAAAAAGTTAGCCGGTTTTCCTGATCCTCATGATAAGGTATCAAATTATTTAAAAGTGGCTTCGGTTAAGCCGTATGAGAAATTGTTGGCCAATCATTTGGCTGATTATACGAAGCTTTATAACCGTGTAAATTTTGACCTGGGTGCAGCTGAACCTACAATGCCTACCAATGATTTGGTTGATGGGTATCCTACAGGTAAATCAAGTAAATATCTGGAAGAACTTGCGTTTCAGTATGGACGTTATATGCTTATTTGCTCTTCCAGAAAAGGGACGCTTCCACCACATTTACAAGGGATTTGGAATGTATATGAGAAAGCTCCTTGGTCGTCTCAATATTTGCACGATACCAATGTACAAATGGCTTATGCACCTGTCTTCTCGGCTAATTTGCCAGAGTTATTTGAGTCGTATGTCGATTATTTTAAAACCTTTGAACCTAGACAACGTTTGTACGCCACGGAATACATTAAGCAATATAACAAAACACAACTAGATTCTAAAGGAGATAATGGTTGGTCAGGACCATTCTGGAGCAGTCCTTACACGGTTCCTGGCAAATCGCCAGTTGCTGGTTTTGGTACTGGTTCTTGGATTGGACTGCTATTTTGGGATTATTACGATTTCACTCGTAATGAGTCGTTGTTAGCAGATAAGGTATATCCAGTACTTTATGAGCAGGCTAATTTTGTGTCTCGATTCGTAACAAATACCAATGGCGTGTTATTAGCCAATCCTTCTTCAAGTCCAGAACAAAAAATCCGAAACACGGTGGGTACTACTTTTGACCAACAGATGTTTTATGAGAATCATCATAATACGGTAAAGGCAGCTGAAATATTAAAGAGATCCGATAGCAGATTAGCAACCTATAAAAAACAATTACCGCTTTTAGATCCTATTCAGATTGGAAAATCAGGACAGATTAAAGAATTCCGACAAGAGAATTATTTTGACGACATGGGGGATCCCAACCACCGTCATGCTTCTATGTTGTTAGGCTTATATCCAGGGCAATTGATAAATGACAATACACCAGCTTGGCTCGATGCTGCCAAAGTGAGTTTGTTAAAACGAGATCATAAAACCAATATTGGATGGGCGCGTGCGGAGCGCATTGCCATGTGGGCACGAGTACACGATGGAGAAGAGGCTTATTCCTTCTACAAAGAATTATTGGGAGAAAACTACATGCACAACTTGTTCAACGATCATCGTGGCGACCCGTTGTTCCAAGCGGATGCGAATTATGGTGCCACCGCAGGTGTAGCTGAGATGCTTTTACAAAGTCAAGACTATGTAGTAGCACCATTATCCGCTATGCCAAAAGAGTGGGCAGAAGGAAGCTATAGCGGACTCTTGGCACGTGGTAATTTTGAAGTTTCGGCAAAGTGGTCCAAGGGGCAGGCTGATTCGTTTGAAGTATTGTCTAAATCAGGAGGAACTTTAGCATTTAGGTACCCCAATGTTGCTAATGCGATAATTAAAACAGCCGAAGGTAAGAAAGTTGATTTTAAAGCTAAGGATAGTGACCATATCAGTATCAAAACCGTAGCTGGGCAAACGTATGTAATTAATGCCATTCCTGAATATGTTCCTGTGATGGCACCCTCAAAATTAAAAATGGAAAGTAATTTGGCAGAAAATCAAATTCAGCTTTCTTGGAGCGAAAGTAAAGATGCCGTTGCTTACAATGTTTATCGTGCCGTGGGTAACGCAGCAGACTATGAACAACTAGCTTCAAAAGTGAAAGAGACTAGTTTTGTTTACAAAGCTTCCGATTTAAAACAAACGAGTCAAATGACATTCAAGGTCACAGCAGTACGTTCCGATGGAAGAGAGAGTAAAGAGGGAGCTACCACAATTTGGTTGTTGCCGTAA
- a CDS encoding right-handed parallel beta-helix repeat-containing protein, producing MKKTFKCLLFLFGTLIATAQTQEIYVSTKGSDSNIGSKNKPLASFAAAQNKARTYAGKETVMVYFADGAYYLPETVVFTSKDNGSKAHPITYRAQNEGKAILSGGTKLKLSWKAYRDGIFQAQTPKGVIIDQVFIDGLNQRMARYPNYDASKKTDAYQGYAANAFSKERAAGWKNPKGGYIHAMHSKRWGGYHYRITGKDAKGEVLYEGGWQNNRQLGMHPEFRMVENIFEELDAEGEWFHDEKTQTLYYKPEKNTDLNTAQVEVVRLKQLIDFQGSIANPVKHIGLQGFVIKHAARTFMETKEPMVRSDWAIFRGGAFMLTGTEDIHIVDCEFDQVGGNAIFVNKYNRRTLIKGNHIHHSGASGVCFVGDPNALRNPLFEYGETNDVSKIDTTPGPKTENYPALGVVEDCLIHDIGTVERQPAGVQIEMAMEITVRDCSIYDCARSGINVGDGAFGGHLIERCDVFNTVLETHDHGSFNSWGRDRYWRLKNFDINKYPKLPFADAIKTTVIRNSRWRCDHGWDIDLDDGSTNYDIYNNLMLSGGLKLREGYRRRAWNNITVNNTFHPHVWYNQSEDEVFSNIFMFKYQGVNVPKQNITGKRVDSNLLFDAELTQLFGWDEHSIVADPQFIDPANGDFRVKEGSPAFKIGFKNFPMDQFGVKKASLKKIAKTPIIPALGVSEELKKKNKSKKKVEEKTWMGASISSLSGMEFSAYGVAKEDGGVALKKVPKNSQAAQIGFMEEDLILSVNGRKVANENQFIKLMNGIKSGLVKFKVVREQKEMEIKMTL from the coding sequence ATGAAAAAAACTTTTAAATGTTTATTATTCCTTTTCGGAACTCTAATTGCAACGGCTCAAACACAGGAAATTTATGTTAGCACGAAGGGTTCAGATTCTAATATAGGAAGTAAAAATAAGCCTTTGGCATCATTTGCAGCCGCTCAAAACAAAGCACGCACTTATGCTGGTAAGGAAACCGTTATGGTTTATTTTGCTGATGGCGCCTATTATCTCCCAGAAACGGTTGTTTTTACTTCAAAGGATAATGGCTCTAAAGCGCACCCCATTACCTATCGGGCCCAAAATGAAGGTAAAGCGATTTTGAGCGGTGGTACCAAGCTTAAGCTCAGTTGGAAAGCCTATCGCGACGGAATTTTTCAGGCGCAAACGCCAAAGGGAGTGATTATTGACCAAGTATTTATTGATGGATTAAACCAACGGATGGCTCGTTATCCTAACTATGATGCTAGTAAAAAAACAGATGCTTATCAAGGCTACGCAGCTAATGCTTTTTCTAAAGAGAGAGCTGCTGGTTGGAAAAATCCTAAAGGAGGGTACATCCATGCGATGCATTCCAAACGTTGGGGAGGATATCATTATAGAATTACAGGAAAAGATGCCAAAGGAGAAGTCCTTTATGAAGGGGGTTGGCAAAACAATCGCCAGTTAGGCATGCATCCAGAATTTCGTATGGTTGAAAATATTTTTGAAGAATTAGATGCAGAAGGAGAGTGGTTTCATGATGAAAAGACACAAACCTTATACTACAAGCCTGAAAAAAATACCGATTTAAATACTGCTCAAGTTGAAGTAGTGCGATTAAAACAACTGATAGATTTTCAAGGTTCCATAGCGAATCCTGTAAAGCATATTGGATTACAAGGTTTTGTTATAAAACATGCCGCCAGAACTTTTATGGAGACTAAGGAACCAATGGTGCGTTCGGATTGGGCTATTTTTAGAGGCGGGGCATTTATGTTGACAGGTACCGAAGATATCCACATTGTAGATTGTGAATTCGATCAAGTAGGTGGAAACGCCATTTTTGTGAATAAGTATAATCGTCGAACCTTGATAAAAGGGAATCACATTCACCATTCAGGAGCCAGTGGTGTGTGTTTTGTAGGGGATCCCAATGCTTTGCGTAATCCTTTGTTTGAATATGGAGAAACCAATGATGTTTCAAAAATTGATACCACTCCTGGACCTAAAACGGAAAATTATCCCGCTTTGGGAGTTGTAGAAGACTGTTTGATTCATGATATTGGAACGGTGGAACGCCAACCAGCGGGTGTTCAAATTGAAATGGCTATGGAAATTACCGTTAGAGATTGTTCGATTTACGACTGTGCTCGTTCCGGAATTAATGTTGGTGATGGTGCTTTTGGAGGCCATTTAATAGAGCGTTGTGATGTGTTTAATACCGTATTAGAAACACACGACCATGGTTCTTTTAATTCTTGGGGACGCGACAGATATTGGCGTCTTAAAAATTTTGACATCAATAAATATCCAAAATTACCTTTTGCTGATGCTATCAAAACAACGGTAATTCGTAATAGTCGTTGGCGTTGTGACCATGGTTGGGATATTGATTTAGATGATGGCTCGACGAACTATGATATTTATAATAATTTAATGTTATCAGGAGGTTTAAAACTCCGTGAGGGCTATCGAAGACGTGCTTGGAATAATATCACAGTAAACAATACTTTTCATCCGCATGTTTGGTATAACCAAAGTGAAGATGAGGTGTTTTCAAATATTTTTATGTTTAAATATCAAGGTGTCAATGTTCCTAAGCAAAATATTACTGGGAAGCGAGTGGATAGTAATTTATTATTTGATGCCGAGTTAACACAATTATTCGGTTGGGACGAACATTCCATCGTAGCCGATCCTCAGTTTATCGATCCAGCTAATGGAGATTTTAGGGTAAAAGAAGGATCTCCAGCATTTAAAATAGGTTTTAAAAACTTTCCAATGGATCAATTTGGAGTAAAAAAAGCCAGTCTTAAAAAGATAGCAAAAACACCTATTATACCTGCCTTAGGTGTCTCAGAGGAATTGAAGAAAAAGAATAAGTCGAAAAAAAAGGTAGAAGAGAAAACATGGATGGGAGCTAGTATCAGTAGCTTGTCAGGGATGGAATTTTCAGCTTATGGAGTGGCCAAAGAAGATGGTGGAGTGGCATTAAAAAAAGTACCTAAAAATTCCCAAGCAGCCCAAATAGGTTTTATGGAAGAAGATCTTATTTTGAGTGTAAACGGAAGAAAAGTGGCAAATGAAAACCAATTCATAAAGCTGATGAACGGAATAAAATCGGGTTTGGTTAAGTTTAAAGTAGTTCGGGAACAGAAAGAAATGGAAATTAAAATGACTTTATAA
- a CDS encoding family 43 glycosylhydrolase — MKIKLFLTILIVAPFLLIKAQPRRSNPIVSHMFTADPSAHVWQDGRLYVYPSTDNAPASGYKTMDGYHVFSTDDMITWKDHGEILHSSQVEWGREGGGFMWAPDCAYRNGLYYFFFPHKNKDEVWEIGVATSKNPASDFKVQGYIKGGNAFCDPCVFIDENGQAYLYAVKDAKTYAAKLKDNLMEVDGKMTLQTGLEGLREGPFVFKRKGKYYLMYPDDFPKFNKMRYAMSDNPLGPWEPKGVFLGSTDVITTHGSIVEYKGQWYLFYHNGNLSGGIGPNRSICFDPVYFNEDGSIQMIKQTLGVTLPTFHKDINFNEMMGTLDAGNYKEADLKKQGIVPNEIASV, encoded by the coding sequence ATGAAGATAAAGCTGTTTTTAACCATTTTAATTGTAGCACCATTCCTCCTTATTAAAGCCCAACCTAGACGCTCGAATCCTATTGTAAGTCATATGTTTACGGCTGATCCATCGGCACATGTGTGGCAGGATGGTCGATTGTATGTCTATCCTTCTACGGATAATGCGCCCGCGAGTGGCTATAAAACCATGGACGGTTATCATGTTTTTTCTACGGATGATATGATTACGTGGAAAGATCATGGTGAAATTTTGCATTCCAGCCAAGTAGAGTGGGGGCGTGAAGGAGGTGGTTTTATGTGGGCACCTGATTGTGCCTATAGAAACGGTCTGTACTATTTCTTTTTTCCACACAAAAATAAGGACGAAGTATGGGAAATTGGAGTTGCTACCAGTAAAAATCCTGCGTCGGACTTTAAAGTTCAAGGCTATATCAAAGGAGGAAATGCTTTTTGTGACCCTTGTGTTTTTATAGATGAGAATGGTCAAGCGTATTTATATGCGGTCAAGGATGCTAAAACCTATGCTGCCAAACTCAAAGATAATTTGATGGAAGTAGATGGCAAAATGACATTGCAAACGGGTCTTGAAGGTCTTCGAGAAGGACCGTTTGTTTTTAAACGTAAAGGGAAATATTACTTAATGTATCCAGATGATTTTCCGAAGTTTAATAAAATGCGTTACGCTATGAGTGATAATCCACTGGGACCTTGGGAACCAAAGGGCGTGTTTTTAGGAAGCACTGATGTAATTACGACTCATGGTTCAATTGTGGAGTACAAAGGTCAATGGTATTTGTTTTATCATAACGGAAATCTATCTGGAGGGATAGGGCCTAATCGTTCCATTTGTTTTGATCCTGTTTATTTTAATGAAGATGGTAGCATCCAAATGATCAAGCAAACTTTAGGAGTTACATTACCTACCTTTCATAAAGACATCAATTTTAATGAGATGATGGGAACTTTGGATGCAGGGAATTATAAAGAGGCCGATTTAAAAAAGCAGGGAATTGTACCAAATGAAATAGCTTCTGTTTAA
- a CDS encoding carbohydrate binding domain-containing protein — MKITKIAVTNLVKNPSFELATQKQLKFWLTKSAKSYEQILDSSANGYYALRYKSNKSEKEITQNVTIKPNTNYELSVKIKVEAGTIGKAIFDTNGTFDTNAKFELDATAKAGEWVEFKGVFNSGDASKVQLRCLTSSDFNGTCFWDDIQLIAK; from the coding sequence ATGAAAATTACGAAAATAGCAGTAACCAATTTGGTTAAAAATCCTTCTTTTGAATTAGCGACGCAAAAGCAATTGAAGTTTTGGTTGACTAAATCGGCTAAGTCTTATGAGCAAATCTTAGATTCTTCAGCAAATGGTTATTATGCACTGCGATATAAAAGTAACAAAAGCGAGAAAGAAATAACGCAAAATGTAACAATCAAGCCTAACACCAACTATGAATTGAGTGTCAAAATTAAAGTAGAAGCGGGAACCATTGGCAAAGCCATTTTTGATACTAATGGAACTTTTGACACCAACGCGAAGTTTGAATTGGATGCCACGGCAAAAGCGGGTGAATGGGTTGAGTTTAAAGGAGTTTTTAATAGCGGTGATGCCTCAAAAGTACAGTTGCGATGTTTGACTTCATCTGATTTTAATGGAACTTGTTTTTGGGATGACATTCAGTTGATTGCTAAATAA
- a CDS encoding alpha-L-fucosidase codes for MKKVLLYFLLISVSAIQAQHKDKNQQQEGKRDVSFEYRFPENLKQTPDSETRLNDWYKDAKFGAFIHFGVYSALEGEYKGRGSEHRYSEWIQVSAKIPANEYHEVASRFNPSEFNAEEWVKVFKNAGMRYVVLTSKHHEGFAMFKSNVSKYNIVDATPFKRDVVKELSEACHRNGLKFGVYYSHAQDWDNPNAPLLNNKATIFDLHPELPKDFKPDFDNYIREKSLPQVEELVKNYDIDLIWFDTPAQMIFERAKLFSDMVRKYRPNCLINSRIIHNGKSRIEAENLPLFDYVSIGDKEVPTKKLPLYIESPDCVSSSFGYKTKGNVYYHTEKEMISRLVHTVCTGGNYLLNNGPMGNGALDPEAIRLYGVIGDWMKLNSESILDTRPNPFDARPEWGDISSNKKGNILYLHVLELPKTGVISLPNLPVKVASATYLANGKKVDCKQKANIATFTIQNDDINVVDIVLKITLEKPVF; via the coding sequence ATGAAAAAAGTACTATTATATTTTTTGTTAATTTCAGTAAGTGCAATACAGGCTCAGCATAAGGATAAAAATCAGCAACAAGAAGGAAAAAGAGATGTTAGTTTTGAATATCGCTTTCCAGAAAATTTAAAACAAACACCTGATTCCGAAACACGATTGAACGATTGGTATAAAGACGCTAAATTCGGTGCTTTCATCCATTTTGGGGTCTATTCAGCCTTGGAAGGGGAGTACAAAGGACGTGGTTCAGAGCATCGGTATAGCGAATGGATTCAGGTTTCGGCTAAAATTCCAGCTAATGAATACCATGAGGTAGCTTCTCGATTTAATCCGTCTGAGTTTAATGCGGAAGAATGGGTTAAGGTGTTTAAAAATGCAGGAATGCGTTATGTAGTGTTGACTTCTAAACACCACGAGGGTTTTGCCATGTTTAAATCGAATGTGAGTAAGTATAATATTGTCGATGCGACTCCTTTCAAACGTGATGTGGTTAAGGAATTAAGTGAAGCCTGTCATCGCAACGGATTAAAATTTGGCGTTTATTATTCGCATGCTCAGGATTGGGATAACCCTAATGCACCACTGTTGAACAATAAAGCTACTATTTTTGATTTGCATCCTGAACTGCCAAAAGATTTCAAACCTGATTTTGATAATTATATCAGGGAGAAAAGCCTTCCGCAGGTGGAAGAATTGGTTAAGAATTATGATATTGACTTAATTTGGTTTGATACTCCAGCTCAAATGATTTTTGAACGGGCCAAATTATTTTCAGATATGGTTCGGAAATACAGACCCAATTGTCTTATCAATTCGAGAATCATTCACAATGGGAAAAGCCGAATAGAAGCTGAGAATTTACCTTTATTCGACTATGTATCCATTGGTGACAAAGAAGTTCCTACTAAAAAGTTGCCGCTATATATTGAATCCCCTGACTGTGTAAGTTCGTCTTTTGGATATAAAACCAAAGGGAATGTATATTATCATACGGAAAAGGAAATGATTAGCCGTTTGGTACATACCGTTTGTACCGGTGGAAATTATTTATTGAACAACGGTCCCATGGGCAATGGAGCTTTAGACCCAGAAGCGATTCGGTTGTATGGCGTAATTGGTGATTGGATGAAATTAAACAGTGAGTCGATACTGGATACTCGTCCAAATCCTTTTGATGCACGACCAGAATGGGGTGATATTTCTAGTAATAAAAAAGGGAACATTTTGTATTTACATGTTCTCGAACTCCCGAAAACGGGTGTGATTTCGCTTCCTAATTTACCAGTTAAAGTAGCATCAGCAACTTATTTAGCCAATGGAAAGAAAGTTGATTGTAAGCAGAAAGCTAACATTGCGACTTTTACAATTCAAAATGATGATATTAATGTTGTAGATATAGTTTTAAAAATAACGCTTGAAAAACCGGTGTTCTAA
- a CDS encoding arylsulfatase, whose translation MNIYLKSLYCFLLVTCVGASKMHAQNTPNIIFIFADDMGIGDISSNNGKASTPNLDRLVKEGMQFKDAHTSSSVCTPSRYSVLTGRYNWRTRLANHVFSTPTEAPLIKKDEVTVASFLKDAGYHTACIGKWHLGIGWQSITDYKNKEGQVGNGWNIDYSKPAITPTSNGFDYFFGITASLDMPPYVYIENEYATNIPTVTKAFPRKGAATTDFEAVDCLRDFAEKSVAYIDERAQKDKPFFLYLPLTSPHTPIVPSEKFQGKSSIGNYGDFLMETDWVVGEVLKALDKHGLNENTLVIFSTDNGCSPSAKIPNLIEKGHFPNGNLRGHKADIYEGGHRVPFIVRWPSVVKAGTQTDRLTCLTDFISTCSEIIGRPLDEASGVDGVSFLPTLKDPSIHDREVIVHHSINGSFAIRKGDWKLALCPGSGGWSYPRAGKTPAGMPAVQLFNLSTDLEEQHNLQAKYPEKVKELTKLLQSYVDAGRSTPGKSQQNDRDINIYAEDIAK comes from the coding sequence ATGAATATATATTTAAAAAGTCTTTATTGCTTTTTATTAGTTACTTGTGTAGGTGCTTCAAAAATGCATGCTCAAAATACCCCAAATATCATCTTCATTTTTGCTGATGATATGGGAATAGGTGATATTTCTAGTAATAATGGAAAAGCTTCAACGCCAAATTTAGATCGTTTGGTAAAAGAAGGGATGCAATTTAAAGATGCACATACGTCTTCTTCAGTTTGTACCCCTTCACGTTATTCAGTGTTAACAGGTCGCTATAATTGGCGAACCAGACTTGCTAATCATGTTTTTAGTACCCCAACAGAAGCACCTTTAATTAAGAAAGATGAAGTTACAGTAGCGAGTTTTTTAAAAGATGCTGGTTATCATACGGCTTGTATTGGTAAATGGCACTTAGGTATTGGTTGGCAGTCAATTACTGATTATAAAAATAAAGAGGGACAAGTGGGAAATGGATGGAATATAGACTACAGCAAGCCTGCTATAACACCTACCAGTAATGGATTTGATTATTTTTTTGGAATAACCGCTTCTTTGGATATGCCACCTTATGTTTACATTGAAAATGAGTATGCCACTAATATTCCAACCGTAACAAAGGCATTTCCAAGAAAAGGGGCAGCTACAACCGATTTTGAAGCGGTAGATTGTTTGCGTGATTTTGCCGAAAAATCAGTAGCGTATATTGATGAAAGAGCTCAAAAAGACAAACCGTTCTTTTTGTATTTACCATTAACATCACCTCATACTCCCATTGTTCCCAGTGAAAAATTTCAGGGAAAGTCTTCAATTGGTAATTACGGCGATTTCCTAATGGAAACGGATTGGGTAGTTGGAGAAGTTCTTAAAGCACTTGATAAACATGGTTTGAACGAAAATACTCTTGTAATTTTCTCAACTGACAATGGATGTTCACCATCAGCAAAAATTCCGAACCTTATAGAAAAAGGACATTTTCCAAACGGTAACTTAAGAGGGCATAAAGCAGATATTTATGAAGGCGGTCATCGTGTACCTTTTATAGTTCGTTGGCCATCAGTTGTTAAAGCGGGTACGCAAACAGATAGACTTACTTGTTTGACAGACTTTATTAGTACTTGTTCTGAGATTATAGGCAGACCATTGGATGAAGCGTCGGGTGTAGATGGGGTTTCTTTTCTTCCAACACTAAAAGATCCATCTATCCATGATAGGGAAGTCATTGTTCATCATTCCATAAACGGATCTTTTGCAATTAGAAAAGGAGACTGGAAACTAGCATTATGTCCAGGCTCAGGTGGGTGGAGTTATCCAAGAGCAGGAAAAACGCCTGCCGGCATGCCAGCTGTCCAGTTATTTAACTTATCAACAGATTTAGAGGAACAACATAATCTTCAGGCGAAATACCCTGAAAAAGTTAAAGAACTTACAAAGTTATTACAGTCTTATGTGGACGCTGGTAGAAGTACACCTGGTAAATCCCAACAAAATGACAGAGATATAAATATTTATGCTGAAGATATAGCGAAGTAA